Proteins from a genomic interval of Lacticaseibacillus pabuli:
- the trxA gene encoding thioredoxin: MVKVVTDNDFAAQTDTGVVLTDFWATWCGPCRMQSPVVEKLEEQMPDVKFTKMDVDQNPDTPKGFGIQAIPTLVVKKNGDVVEKIVGYHTKDQLQDILNKYTD, translated from the coding sequence ATGGTTAAAGTTGTCACCGATAATGATTTTGCAGCACAAACCGACACCGGCGTTGTTTTGACCGACTTTTGGGCTACCTGGTGTGGTCCATGTCGGATGCAGTCCCCAGTAGTGGAGAAGCTTGAGGAACAGATGCCTGATGTGAAGTTCACCAAGATGGACGTCGACCAGAACCCTGACACTCCAAAGGGCTTTGGGATTCAGGCAATTCCAACGCTGGTTGTTAAGAAGAATGGTGATGTGGTCGAGAAGATCGTCGGCTATCACACCAAAGATCAGCTTCAGGATATTTTGAACAAGTATACTGACTAG
- a CDS encoding GNAT family N-acetyltransferase, with product MPTIRPIAPKDDAQMKAILQRCLEEAHLALPGTAYFDPQIGELAEYYARTTRAQYFVAVADADDDKVLGGCGIGPVADFDDICELQKLYLTPSARGQGLSKQLLGRSIAAAKALGYHRMYVVTDTKLPIANKLYQTHGFNRLDRALADDPHDGCDTWYMKAI from the coding sequence ATGCCAACAATCAGGCCAATTGCGCCCAAGGACGATGCACAGATGAAAGCTATTTTGCAGCGTTGTTTGGAGGAAGCGCATTTAGCATTACCCGGAACCGCGTATTTTGATCCCCAGATCGGTGAACTGGCGGAGTATTACGCCCGCACCACGCGTGCGCAGTACTTTGTTGCCGTCGCAGATGCGGATGACGACAAGGTCCTTGGCGGGTGCGGTATCGGCCCCGTCGCAGACTTCGATGATATTTGTGAGTTGCAGAAACTTTACCTGACCCCGAGCGCGCGGGGGCAAGGGTTATCCAAGCAATTGCTGGGACGGAGTATTGCGGCAGCAAAGGCCTTGGGGTACCACCGGATGTACGTGGTGACGGATACGAAGTTGCCAATTGCCAACAAACTCTACCAGACGCACGGCTTTAACCGGTTGGACCGGGCACTCGCAGATGACCCACATGATGGCTGCGACACCTGGTACATGAAGGCCATTTAG
- a CDS encoding DUF2507 domain-containing protein, whose protein sequence is MSEADYRDLMNPDVTTTYFGQMILRDELLPSLLGPRLDRIMYFAGRDMGAHFPAKDDEIAGTFTDLGLGNLATSKMKVRERTYTLDGPIVVERLSKHPDADFQFEAGLLAQMVQQALGMSAEAHSVVEGRGKRVAITVAIDPSEEEPLIGEE, encoded by the coding sequence ATGTCTGAAGCAGACTACCGTGACTTAATGAATCCAGATGTAACAACCACATACTTTGGTCAAATGATCCTGCGGGACGAACTGCTCCCCAGTTTATTGGGACCACGCTTAGACCGCATCATGTACTTTGCAGGGCGCGACATGGGTGCGCACTTCCCTGCGAAGGATGACGAAATCGCGGGAACATTTACAGACTTAGGGTTGGGTAATTTGGCCACCAGCAAGATGAAAGTTCGGGAGCGGACTTACACACTGGACGGCCCCATCGTCGTCGAGCGCCTCAGCAAGCACCCAGACGCGGACTTTCAGTTCGAGGCAGGCCTGCTGGCACAGATGGTTCAGCAAGCACTGGGCATGAGTGCCGAGGCGCACAGTGTGGTCGAGGGTCGCGGTAAACGCGTCGCCATCACCGTTGCGATTGACCCGAGCGAAGAAGAACCATTGATTGGCGAGGAATAG